A genomic window from Blastocatellia bacterium includes:
- a CDS encoding HYR domain-containing protein — protein MKKHPRTGTLLGAVLALIATTFLISPYGRMTANVSRPQETVQVGVHLLPAATRNGKHAKRANEVQLAIMSTPDFDAAEIDLASIVFAGAMVSTDAAGNFKTRLTDVDGDGLADLVVTLARSALQVGPEPTKVTFNAQTRSGRSLVGGDCARASGEPCGGGIISRQGEADSRVALNTKVINGGTTIVSAGATLVSESCTPANGAIDPNETVTVSLCIRNSGGASTTSALTGTLQATGGVTSPSGPQNYGAIAPSSIVCRNFTFTANGSCGGTLTASLQLQDGATNYGTLTYTFTLGVQNVVLTENFDGVSAPALPAGWTASQGTNLTGAPPWQTSTTSPDTAPNDAFSPSPNNVLDNRLDSPSISITTAAAQLTFRNFFDLNDSGGGFDGGVLEVSTDGGATWADITSAGIGGSFVQNGYNRTISVNFASPIAGRQAWSGTSGGYVTTIANLGANLAGKTIKLRWREASDNSVVANGWRVDTISITDGFTCCTAPACTITCPANITQSNDPNQCGAVVNYPAPTASGCGTVTCSPASGSFFPKGTTTVTCTTAGPSCSFTITVNDTQPPTITCPANQTAVTAQTCPFTNAATVTFPSPTASDNCPSVTVACTPPSGSTFALGTTTVTCTATDTSGNTATCSFTVTVFSGCLQDDANPGNVVLFNLATGDYRYCCNGTAFTGRGKVSIRGCIVQIDQSATDRRVQIKADFAAKTGTASLQIPVGTIRCTISDRNTTNNTCACGSGGGA, from the coding sequence ATGAAAAAGCATCCCCGTACTGGAACGCTGCTCGGTGCAGTCCTGGCCTTGATAGCAACAACATTTCTGATTTCACCTTATGGCCGCATGACGGCCAATGTCAGCCGACCGCAAGAGACGGTGCAGGTCGGCGTCCATCTGTTGCCCGCCGCAACCAGGAATGGCAAGCACGCAAAGCGTGCCAATGAGGTCCAGCTCGCCATCATGAGCACGCCGGATTTTGACGCGGCTGAAATCGACCTCGCTTCGATTGTGTTCGCAGGGGCGATGGTTTCGACGGACGCCGCCGGCAACTTTAAAACGCGCCTCACGGACGTTGACGGCGACGGCCTCGCCGATCTGGTGGTGACGCTCGCCCGCAGCGCCTTGCAGGTCGGCCCGGAGCCAACGAAGGTGACCTTCAATGCGCAAACCAGGAGCGGCAGGTCGTTGGTCGGCGGCGACTGCGCCCGGGCATCGGGCGAGCCTTGCGGCGGCGGTATCATCAGCCGGCAGGGAGAAGCCGACTCGCGCGTCGCGTTGAACACGAAGGTCATTAATGGGGGAACTACCATTGTGTCGGCAGGCGCGACCCTGGTGAGCGAAAGCTGCACCCCGGCCAATGGCGCGATTGATCCTAACGAAACGGTCACCGTCAGCTTGTGCATCCGGAACTCCGGCGGCGCCAGCACAACGAGCGCCCTCACCGGCACGCTGCAAGCGACCGGCGGCGTCACCAGCCCGAGCGGCCCGCAGAACTACGGCGCCATCGCGCCAAGTTCGATAGTCTGCCGCAACTTCACCTTCACCGCCAATGGTTCCTGCGGCGGCACCCTGACGGCGTCGCTTCAATTACAGGACGGCGCGACGAATTATGGCACGCTCACTTACACGTTCACGCTGGGCGTGCAGAACGTGGTCTTGACAGAGAACTTCGACGGCGTAAGCGCGCCCGCCCTGCCCGCGGGTTGGACGGCGTCGCAAGGCACGAATCTTACCGGCGCTCCGCCGTGGCAGACCTCCACGACGTCGCCGGACACGGCACCCAACGACGCCTTCTCGCCGTCCCCGAATAACGTCCTCGACAATCGCCTCGACAGCCCATCGATCTCTATCACGACGGCTGCGGCGCAGTTGACCTTTAGGAATTTCTTCGACTTGAACGATAGCGGCGGCGGCTTTGACGGCGGCGTGCTGGAAGTCTCGACAGACGGCGGCGCCACCTGGGCTGACATCACCAGCGCAGGCATCGGCGGCAGCTTCGTCCAGAATGGTTATAACCGCACGATCAGTGTGAACTTCGCCTCGCCGATTGCAGGCCGCCAGGCCTGGTCGGGAACCTCTGGAGGTTATGTCACAACGATTGCCAACCTCGGCGCCAACCTCGCCGGTAAGACCATCAAACTGCGCTGGCGAGAAGCTTCCGATAATAGCGTCGTCGCCAACGGCTGGCGGGTGGATACCATTTCGATCACCGATGGCTTCACCTGCTGCACAGCGCCAGCTTGCACGATCACCTGCCCGGCGAACATCACTCAATCGAACGACCCGAACCAGTGCGGCGCGGTGGTCAATTACCCGGCCCCGACCGCCAGCGGCTGCGGCACGGTGACCTGCTCGCCGGCTTCGGGTTCGTTCTTCCCGAAAGGCACCACCACCGTCACCTGCACGACGGCTGGCCCAAGCTGCTCGTTCACCATCACGGTAAACGACACCCAGCCGCCGACGATTACCTGCCCGGCCAATCAAACGGCGGTGACCGCGCAGACGTGTCCTTTCACCAATGCCGCGACCGTTACCTTCCCGTCACCAACCGCCTCGGACAATTGCCCCAGCGTCACTGTGGCCTGCACGCCGCCTTCGGGCTCGACCTTCGCCCTGGGGACCACCACCGTCACCTGCACGGCGACCGATACTTCGGGCAACACCGCCACATGCAGCTTCACCGTCACAGTCTTCAGCGGCTGCCTGCAAGACGACGCCAACCCCGGCAACGTCGTCTTGTTCAATTTGGCGACGGGCGATTATCGCTACTGCTGCAATGGCACGGCCTTCACGGGCCGCGGCAAGGTGTCAATCAGAGGCTGTATCGTGCAGATCGATCAAAGCGCCACAGACCGGCGCGTGCAGATCAAGGCGGACTTCGCAGCCAAGACCGGCACGGCGTCGCTGCAAATCCCTGTGGGCACAATCCGCTGCACGATCAGTGACCGCAATACGACCAACAACACCTGCGCCTGTGGCAGCGGCGGCGGGGCGTAG